One window of Camelina sativa cultivar DH55 chromosome 4, Cs, whole genome shotgun sequence genomic DNA carries:
- the LOC104781116 gene encoding FBD-associated F-box protein At3g52670-like, whose translation MRNRGVMNEDRLNQLPEALILRILCFLPTKTAITTSVLSKQWRSLWKLVPNLKFDSDDHKSEDQTFSEGVSRSILSHKATVLESLLLRFSLDKVSPVDIGLWVGIAFTRHLRKLVLYASYPAHDETFTFPPSLCTCNTLETLKLSLGIIVDIPSPVLMKSLRTLHLGFVSYKDDESFRNLLAGCPILENLVLDRGQYYGDVVTFVIEVPSLKRLEIYDDNCDERFGGYRINVPSLEYLAFQELKDLEISLNAPELVEVYIIGGSYKIANKFLGSLKSTKRLSFDLLPLEIVYPTSSIFYQLVNLEMHTRKKGWWNVLTVMLEISPKLQVLRLLDYRNKDDDMVGGKWNEPKYVPVCCVCCVCCLTSRHLCGNNMLGIDKKSKKWLHTFYGTQNC comes from the exons ATGAGAAATCGAGGTGTGATGAATGAAGATAGGTTGAATCAGTTGCCTGAAGCTTTGATTCTGCGGATCTTGTGTTTTCTTCCTACAAAAACTGCCATAACCACGAGTGTTTTGTCTAAACAATGGCGTTCTCTTTGGAAGCTGGTGCCGAATCTAAAGTTCGATTCTGACGATCACAAAAGTGAAGACCAAACATTTTCAGAGGGTGTTTCCAGGTCGATCCTTTCACATAAAGCTACCGTTCTAGAGAGTTTGCTTCTGAGATTTAGTTTAGATAAAGTTAGTCCTGTAGATATAGGACTTTGGGTTGGAATCGCGTTTACTCGACATTTGCGTAAATTGGTACTCTATGCTTCATACCCTGCGCATGATGAGACCTTCACATTTCCGCCTAGCTTGTGTACTTGCAACACACTTGAGACTCTGAAACTCTCACTTGGTATTATTGTAGATATACCTTCTCCGGTTCTTATGAAGTCTCTTAGAACTTTGCACCTTGGGTTTGTGAGCTACAAAGACGATGAATCTTTTCGTAACCTGTTAGCTGGTTGCCCTATTCTTGAAAATTTGGTTTTGGATCGAGGTCAGTATTATGGTGATGTTGTGACTTTCGTTATTGAAGTCCCGTCTTTGAAGAGACTTGAGATTTATGATGATAATTGTGACGAAAGGTTTGGAGGATATAGAATTAATGTCCCCTCTTTGGAATACTTGGCATTCCAAGAGTTAAAGGATTTAGAGATTAGTCTGAATGCGCCGGAGCTGGTGGAGGTTTATATTATTGGAGGTTCTTATAAAATCGCTAATAAGTTTCTTGGATCGCTTAAGTcaaccaaacgtctttctttcGATTTATTACCCTTGGAG ATTGTGTATCCAACTAGTAGTATCTTCTATCAACTGGTGAATCTAGAGATGCATACACGTAAAAAAGGGTGGTGGAATGTACTTACGGTCATGCTCGAAATCTCTCCTAAACTACAAGTCCTCAGGCTCCTTGAT TATAGGaataaagatgatgatatgGTTGGCGGGAAATGGAATGAACCAAAGTATGTTcctgtttgttgtgtttgttgtgtttgttgtcTCACCTCGAGACATTTGTGTGGGAATAATATGCTTGGGATAGACAAGAAGAGCAAGAAGTGGCTGCATACATTCTACGGTACGCAAAACTGTTGA
- the LOC104784028 gene encoding F-box/FBD/LRR-repeat protein At3g52680, translating to MIENAPVLVEAKIREVSYIANENIVGSLTSVKRLFLDLSPLEIKFPADSIFYQLVHPKMYTCKEEWWNLLTLMLNSSPKLQFLKLTNEKRKFRKHGLVGRRWNEAKNVPECLLSHLKMFVWTRYRWDSSFSTRPIDSKEHNKLEERCKTLKELDGVVRASISCHLVFVVDSVE from the exons ATGATTGAGAATGCGCCAGTGTTAGTTGAGGCAAAAATTAGAGAAGTTTCTTATATAGCCAATGAGAATATTGTGGGATCTCTCACTTCAGTCAAACGTCTTTTCTTGGACTTATCACCCTTGGAG ATTAAGTTTCCTGCTGATAGTATCTTCTATCAGCTAGTACATCCAAAGATGTATACATGTAAAGAGGAGTGGTGGAATCTACTTACGCTCATGCTTAATAGCTCACCTAAACTACAATTCCTTAAGCTCACTAAT GAAAAACGCAAGTTTAGAAAACATGGTTTGGTCGGCCGGAGATGGAACGAAGCAAAGAATGTTCCTGAATGTTTGTTGTCTCACCTAAAGATGTTTGTGTGGACAAGATACCGTTGGGATTCAAGTTTCTCAACAAGACCTATTGATTCCAAAGAGCACAACAAGTTGGAAGAGAGATGTAAGACGCTCAAGGAGTTAGATGGTGTTGTTAGGGCTTCAATTTCATGCCACCTTGTCTTCGTCGTAGATAGCGTAGAATGA